The following coding sequences are from one Saprospiraceae bacterium window:
- a CDS encoding GSCFA domain-containing protein: protein MGSCFAENLHQKLTEHGFNSSFSPYGIVFNAWMLAHQLRRLIAGKEYLDHELIFSNEMFSSWDHHGSFSHPDKDVALLQINAHFNDCREKLNQAEYLILTLGTSSIYETKEDRHRVANCHKVPAQHFTKYRITLQELISEFNASFQELKQFNPGCKILISVSPVRYLQDGLVDNNRSKSCLLMLSEFLEQNYNFVEYFPAFELLIDDLRDYRFVKEDMVHPNSLAIHYIWQKFSNVFFTKATQALNEEILSFQKKIKHKPLYPNSEASIRFQNQLKKDFALFKLQHPQVFLPLIEI, encoded by the coding sequence ATGGGTAGCTGTTTTGCAGAAAATTTGCACCAAAAATTGACTGAACATGGTTTCAACAGTAGCTTCAGCCCATATGGTATTGTATTTAATGCGTGGATGCTAGCTCATCAGCTCAGACGATTAATTGCCGGAAAAGAATATTTAGATCATGAATTGATTTTTTCGAATGAAATGTTTTCAAGTTGGGATCATCACGGGAGTTTTTCTCATCCCGATAAAGATGTTGCATTACTTCAAATCAATGCCCATTTCAATGACTGTAGAGAAAAGTTAAACCAAGCAGAATATCTGATCCTTACCCTTGGCACTTCAAGTATTTATGAAACCAAAGAAGACAGACATCGGGTTGCCAATTGCCATAAAGTTCCCGCTCAGCATTTTACAAAATATAGAATAACTTTACAGGAATTAATCAGCGAATTTAACGCTAGTTTTCAGGAACTCAAACAATTCAATCCCGGATGCAAGATATTAATTTCTGTCAGCCCTGTAAGGTATCTTCAGGATGGATTGGTCGATAACAATCGAAGCAAATCATGTCTCTTGATGCTCTCAGAATTTCTGGAACAAAATTATAACTTCGTCGAGTACTTTCCTGCATTTGAATTACTCATTGATGATCTTAGAGACTACCGGTTTGTCAAAGAGGACATGGTTCATCCAAATTCGCTGGCAATCCATTATATCTGGCAGAAATTTTCAAATGTTTTCTTTACAAAGGCAACTCAAGCGCTCAACGAGGAAATACTTAGCTTTCAAAAAAAAATAAAACACAAACCGTTATATCCGAATAGTGAAGCCTCCATTCGTTTTCAGAATCAACTTAAAAAAGATTTCGCACTATTTAAACTCCAACATCCACAAGTCTTCTTGCCATTGATTGAAATTTGA
- a CDS encoding NADP-dependent malic enzyme, which produces MDIFEQSLLLHKDLKGKLDVANKLDIQTREQLSQVYSPGVAAPCEEIYKDPGKVYDYTIKANTIAIVSDGSAVLGLGNIGPLAAIPVMEGKAMLFKKFAGINGFPICLNTQDTEEIIQIVKNIAPVFGGINLEDISSPRCFEIEARLQNIGIPVFHDDQHGTAIVVLAALLNFCRATGRKMGDLKVVINGAGAAGIAIARYIARKDPMAINQQLVKSVIVCDSISIIHSQRENLNAMKRELLTYINPDDIAGSVFDALKGADVFIGVSKANLLKEEHIRSMSPDPLILALANPIPEILPEDAYKGGAFIVGTGRSDYNNQVNNVLAFPGIFLGALQAKASRINLSMKFAAAEAIAAHVKEPTKDKIIPDSLDPTVATSVAEAVRSIALTHNF; this is translated from the coding sequence ATGGATATTTTTGAACAATCGCTGCTGCTCCACAAAGACTTGAAAGGTAAGCTGGATGTTGCGAACAAGCTGGATATCCAAACCAGAGAACAACTTTCTCAAGTCTATAGTCCAGGGGTTGCTGCACCCTGCGAAGAGATTTATAAAGATCCTGGTAAAGTTTATGATTACACCATTAAGGCAAACACAATAGCAATTGTCTCTGATGGATCTGCTGTATTGGGGTTAGGCAATATAGGCCCTTTGGCTGCGATTCCTGTTATGGAAGGTAAAGCAATGCTTTTCAAAAAATTTGCTGGAATCAACGGTTTTCCAATATGCTTGAACACTCAGGATACCGAAGAAATCATACAAATTGTGAAAAACATTGCACCCGTATTCGGTGGAATCAACCTGGAAGACATTTCTTCACCTCGATGCTTTGAAATTGAGGCAAGGCTTCAAAATATAGGAATACCGGTTTTTCATGATGATCAGCATGGCACAGCTATAGTAGTTCTAGCAGCTTTATTGAATTTTTGTAGAGCTACAGGCAGAAAGATGGGAGATCTTAAAGTTGTCATCAATGGTGCTGGAGCGGCTGGAATTGCTATTGCCAGATACATCGCCAGAAAGGATCCAATGGCTATTAATCAGCAATTGGTGAAATCGGTAATTGTGTGCGATTCAATATCGATTATACATTCACAGCGTGAAAATTTGAATGCAATGAAGCGTGAGTTATTGACTTACATCAATCCGGACGATATTGCCGGGTCTGTATTTGATGCTCTTAAAGGAGCTGACGTTTTTATAGGTGTAAGCAAAGCCAATTTATTGAAAGAAGAGCACATTCGTTCCATGTCACCAGATCCTTTGATCTTGGCACTGGCTAATCCAATCCCTGAAATATTACCTGAAGATGCATACAAGGGTGGAGCTTTTATCGTTGGTACAGGACGGAGCGATTACAACAATCAAGTCAATAACGTATTGGCATTTCCAGGGATTTTTCTGGGTGCTCTTCAGGCAAAGGCTTCCCGAATCAACCTAAGCATGAAATTTGCTGCTGCAGAAGCAATTGCCGCACATGTTAAGGAGCCAACCAAAGATAAAATAATACCGGATTCTTTAGATCCAACAGTGGCTACGAGTGTTGCAGAAGCAGTTCGTTCTATAGCTCTCACTCATAATTTCTAG
- a CDS encoding AAA family ATPase: MSPQNDFPEIKTTPEISRLNVLRAYGNQYQLFYEYALLHSGKSAKTSIQISPVLFRMVRENILNEDSMEAILRFMNLDIDKLHFDELKTEIERANRVYQRIQLNGNNESSFVEENDLEYSKTLNDEFKNKAGYLIILAPGESENEFYFQFDGGSEKKDKLKLTKEAIQQNKLLHAFLKLNILPVKVHALELQQIEDEYQAGYLIFYPDYLLDITAIAECFYTDGANPYKHLISLFYFDSFSKAMLAGTLINDYLDQLIIEKNLSFAEVFKNVFWTNPLAFVLFSDDELLEFRTKLKMQFDHLKALVSNRFDGLIEDLGYCDLEPSFYSRKYGIQGRLDVFFKNNEVNRATIIELKSGKPYKPNLNGINRNHHVQATLYKYLIQSVWPDLGQADCYILYSVLSSGALRISPESSSDFYSILQMRNQLLFLHFALAGQSEKHLFDELHYRHFEKIDSFMLTKAKSVVDIYQNCDQLEKEYFKTYIAAVAREQIYSKLGSTSSDTGVSGLWLVDAKQKEIEYNLIADLRIDEIVLERREFPILLLKNKNGSSLSHNFRVGDTLLLYKQIQNKPDVMHQQVYKCTLLEVQPQMVHIRLRCRQFRENIDDVSSIWNLEHDHLDRSFIQQYQNLHTFLSAESRIRKLYLSQEKPVLRTDASIYYASPELRTEHLTIIQRILNAQDYFLLWGPPGTGKTSIIVKHLCKYFIGCSEESVLLLAYTNRAVDEMCSAALEIIEENSLIRIGSRYAVHQDFRHYLLEEVSMQFNSRALLLDHLQKTRLYAATVASILGKKELFDVKQFDILIIDEASQILEPHIIGLLPLFKRVIFIGDHLQLPAVSVQDESQSIILNQELLQAGFRSTSESLFERLWKQCVVKEWEHCIGMLQSQGRMHLEIMDIVNQLFYQSKLEVMNRDKNGKQLRLLSHPDSLSSNPNNIFPNKRLVFIDVGKSESNFSFKTNRAEALIVAELVEQIYHHYKEENLIWSSESVGVITPFRAQITAIRAALYERGLDKIDLTVDTVERYQGSARDIIILSTVIQDSRLLSQIQSVDANGIDRKLNVALSRARERIIICGVSDALQNSTEYQYLLANFTRINMGSPKS, encoded by the coding sequence ATGAGTCCTCAAAATGATTTCCCTGAAATAAAGACGACACCTGAAATCTCCAGGTTAAACGTATTGAGAGCCTATGGCAATCAGTACCAGCTTTTTTATGAATATGCTTTATTACATTCAGGAAAATCTGCTAAAACGTCTATCCAAATAAGCCCTGTATTATTCAGGATGGTTCGGGAAAACATTTTGAATGAAGATTCAATGGAGGCAATATTACGCTTTATGAATCTTGATATCGACAAACTCCATTTTGATGAGTTAAAAACTGAAATAGAACGCGCCAACAGAGTTTATCAAAGAATTCAGCTAAATGGTAATAACGAGTCTTCTTTCGTTGAAGAAAATGACTTGGAATATTCAAAAACCTTAAACGATGAATTCAAGAATAAAGCTGGCTACCTTATCATTTTGGCGCCAGGCGAATCTGAAAATGAATTTTATTTTCAATTTGATGGTGGAAGTGAGAAGAAAGATAAATTGAAACTCACAAAGGAGGCTATTCAACAGAATAAATTGCTGCATGCCTTCCTGAAATTAAATATATTGCCGGTTAAGGTTCATGCACTAGAACTACAACAAATTGAGGATGAGTACCAAGCCGGGTATCTCATTTTCTACCCAGATTATTTACTGGATATTACAGCAATTGCAGAATGTTTTTATACTGATGGAGCCAATCCTTACAAACATTTGATTTCATTATTTTATTTTGATTCTTTCAGTAAAGCGATGTTAGCAGGTACTCTGATCAATGATTATTTGGACCAGTTGATAATTGAAAAAAACTTGAGTTTTGCTGAGGTTTTCAAAAATGTTTTTTGGACAAATCCACTGGCTTTCGTTTTGTTTTCGGACGATGAATTGCTGGAATTTAGGACAAAACTTAAAATGCAGTTTGATCACCTCAAAGCACTTGTCTCAAACCGTTTTGATGGTTTGATAGAGGATTTAGGATATTGTGACCTGGAACCTTCATTTTATTCAAGAAAATATGGCATACAGGGCAGATTAGATGTCTTTTTCAAGAACAATGAAGTTAACCGCGCTACCATAATTGAACTTAAAAGCGGTAAGCCATACAAGCCAAATTTAAATGGAATTAATAGAAATCATCATGTACAAGCAACTCTTTACAAATATTTGATCCAGTCAGTTTGGCCGGACCTCGGACAAGCCGATTGTTACATATTATATTCTGTGCTTTCAAGTGGTGCACTTCGGATTTCTCCTGAGTCTAGTTCTGATTTTTATTCGATTTTGCAGATGAGAAACCAATTGTTGTTTCTTCATTTTGCATTAGCCGGACAATCAGAAAAACATCTTTTTGATGAATTGCATTACAGACATTTTGAAAAAATTGATTCTTTTATGCTGACGAAAGCAAAGTCAGTTGTCGATATCTATCAGAATTGTGATCAGCTCGAGAAGGAATACTTCAAAACTTATATAGCTGCAGTTGCTAGGGAGCAAATTTATTCTAAACTAGGAAGTACATCATCCGATACCGGAGTTTCAGGATTGTGGTTGGTGGATGCAAAGCAAAAAGAGATAGAATATAATTTGATTGCTGATCTAAGAATAGATGAAATAGTTCTGGAAAGAAGGGAGTTTCCTATTTTGTTATTGAAAAATAAAAATGGTAGTTCGCTCTCGCACAATTTTAGGGTCGGTGATACACTTCTACTCTACAAACAAATCCAGAATAAACCTGATGTGATGCATCAACAGGTTTATAAGTGTACGTTGTTAGAAGTACAACCACAAATGGTTCACATCAGATTAAGATGCCGACAGTTTAGAGAAAATATTGATGATGTAAGTTCGATTTGGAATCTTGAACACGATCATTTAGACAGGAGTTTTATTCAGCAATACCAAAATCTACACACTTTTCTTTCTGCAGAATCCAGGATTAGAAAACTTTACTTGTCTCAGGAAAAGCCTGTGTTAAGAACTGATGCTAGTATTTATTATGCTTCTCCGGAGTTGCGTACAGAACATTTGACTATTATTCAGCGCATATTAAATGCACAAGATTATTTTTTACTTTGGGGACCTCCTGGTACGGGCAAGACAAGTATTATCGTAAAACATTTATGTAAGTATTTTATTGGCTGTTCTGAAGAAAGTGTATTGCTCTTGGCATATACAAATCGAGCAGTAGATGAAATGTGTTCTGCAGCATTGGAAATAATAGAAGAAAATTCCTTGATCAGAATTGGTTCTAGATATGCCGTCCATCAAGATTTTAGACATTATTTATTGGAGGAAGTATCTATGCAGTTTAACAGTCGGGCATTGTTATTGGATCATTTACAAAAGACTAGATTGTATGCGGCTACAGTGGCTTCAATTCTTGGGAAAAAGGAATTGTTTGATGTTAAGCAGTTTGACATTTTAATCATAGATGAAGCCTCACAAATTTTGGAACCTCATATAATTGGCTTGCTTCCTCTGTTTAAACGGGTAATTTTTATAGGAGATCATTTGCAACTTCCAGCTGTAAGCGTGCAGGATGAATCTCAATCCATCATATTAAACCAAGAACTGCTTCAAGCAGGTTTCCGCTCGACGAGTGAATCATTGTTTGAACGATTGTGGAAACAATGTGTAGTTAAGGAATGGGAGCACTGTATAGGAATGCTGCAGTCGCAGGGTAGGATGCATTTGGAAATCATGGATATTGTCAACCAATTATTCTATCAATCCAAACTGGAGGTAATGAATCGAGACAAGAATGGTAAACAATTGAGGTTGCTATCTCATCCTGATTCCTTGTCTTCCAATCCAAATAACATATTTCCAAATAAAAGACTTGTATTCATAGATGTTGGTAAATCAGAATCTAATTTCTCATTTAAAACTAACCGAGCTGAAGCTTTGATTGTTGCGGAATTAGTAGAGCAAATCTATCATCATTATAAGGAGGAAAATCTAATTTGGTCTTCGGAAAGTGTTGGAGTTATTACGCCTTTCAGGGCACAAATTACTGCAATCAGAGCAGCGCTTTATGAAAGAGGATTGGATAAGATCGACTTGACAGTTGACACTGTTGAAAGGTATCAGGGAAGTGCTCGAGATATTATTATACTTTCAACTGTGATTCAGGATAGCCGGCTGCTTTCTCAGATACAATCCGTAGATGCAAACGGTATTGACAGAAAATTGAATGTGGCCTTGTCAAGAGCTCGTGAAAGAATTATAATTTGCGGTGTGTCAGACGCATTGCAAAATTCTACCGAATATCAATACCTTCTTGCGAATTTTACCAGAATTAATATGGGAAGCCCTAAAAGCTGA
- a CDS encoding M23 family metallopeptidase, translating to MRKIFWTLLLMSFSFKEVGNDCVSTDPSPFVLSSPVRNPISMTGSFGELRNNHFHAGIDIRSATGVGGDEILAAATGFVRKISISSTDYGKSIYIEHPNGYTTLYAHLEKFRPDLDAAVKTHQYKVQKFETDIDFSPKDWPVTVGDLIGYMGNTGASKGAHLHFELRETNSSEVLDPAEYGVPIQDNIAPLIRRVKLYGFDSQGNESSSQIFYASKLNKSTHLISVPGDMFSLGVDALDRSNNSWNWTGVKSIEMKVDGIVVYQFSTDHWSLEDTRCVNAHIDYPSKLNAQGQFQRCFKLKGNRIGLYKVLQNEGTFFMADGFDHNVSLTVKDSRHNESSVHFLVRKVPYTKKSKNEDLDQVLHYDTDNLVQFQSGYFHIPAGSLYDNSFYRSDSIINSSAMALCNWIGCYPGKDPLHGEIEIALRPTRQMDPGELDKCFVAVKRGSSYVSCGGKWMDGYLKSTYKSLGYYSIMMDTMAPRIAPITYKFNMHNNKYMSFRIQDNIPALGSAEHPRCDAYLDGQWILMEYDAKNHLIKHQFEDWLSPGKHELILVATDDRQNSRSYTYNFIR from the coding sequence ATGCGGAAAATCTTTTGGACTTTGTTATTGATGAGCTTTAGTTTCAAAGAAGTAGGAAACGATTGTGTTTCTACTGACCCAAGTCCATTTGTTTTAAGTTCGCCTGTGCGCAATCCCATTTCAATGACCGGTAGCTTTGGAGAGCTCAGGAATAATCATTTCCACGCAGGTATCGACATTAGATCGGCAACTGGGGTAGGAGGTGATGAGATTCTTGCAGCGGCCACAGGATTCGTTCGCAAAATTTCCATCAGCAGTACAGATTACGGTAAATCAATTTACATTGAGCATCCCAATGGATATACTACACTCTATGCACATCTTGAAAAATTTCGGCCTGATTTGGATGCTGCAGTGAAAACACATCAATATAAAGTTCAAAAGTTTGAAACAGATATAGATTTTAGCCCTAAGGACTGGCCGGTAACTGTCGGTGACCTGATCGGTTATATGGGAAATACAGGAGCCAGTAAAGGGGCTCATTTGCATTTTGAGTTGAGAGAAACGAATTCATCGGAAGTCCTGGATCCTGCAGAGTATGGTGTTCCTATTCAGGATAATATAGCACCTTTGATTAGACGAGTCAAACTTTATGGTTTTGATTCCCAGGGCAATGAATCTTCAAGTCAAATTTTTTATGCATCAAAACTGAATAAATCAACTCATTTGATCAGTGTACCGGGAGATATGTTTAGCCTCGGTGTCGATGCCTTAGATAGGTCTAATAATTCATGGAATTGGACAGGAGTAAAATCTATAGAGATGAAAGTAGATGGCATAGTGGTCTATCAGTTTTCAACGGATCATTGGTCTCTGGAAGATACGAGGTGTGTCAACGCACATATTGATTATCCATCTAAGTTGAATGCACAGGGGCAATTTCAGAGATGTTTCAAACTTAAAGGCAACCGTATAGGCTTATACAAGGTTTTGCAAAATGAAGGTACATTCTTTATGGCTGATGGGTTCGATCACAATGTAAGTCTCACAGTAAAAGACTCGCGCCACAATGAGAGCTCAGTTCATTTTTTAGTGCGTAAAGTGCCTTACACCAAGAAATCAAAGAATGAAGACCTGGATCAGGTATTGCATTACGATACCGATAACTTAGTTCAGTTCCAAAGCGGCTATTTTCATATTCCTGCTGGTAGTTTATACGACAACTCCTTTTATAGATCCGACTCTATCATAAATTCTTCTGCAATGGCATTGTGCAACTGGATAGGTTGTTATCCGGGAAAAGATCCATTACATGGAGAAATCGAAATCGCACTCCGCCCAACAAGACAAATGGATCCGGGAGAACTCGACAAATGTTTTGTTGCAGTCAAACGGGGCTCAAGCTATGTGTCTTGTGGAGGGAAATGGATGGACGGATATCTAAAATCGACATATAAGTCCTTAGGGTATTATTCCATTATGATGGATACAATGGCGCCAAGAATAGCTCCTATTACTTATAAGTTTAATATGCATAACAATAAGTATATGTCATTCCGAATTCAGGATAATATTCCTGCATTAGGATCAGCTGAACATCCACGATGTGATGCGTATCTAGATGGGCAATGGATTTTGATGGAGTATGATGCGAAAAACCACTTGATCAAACATCAGTTCGAAGATTGGCTGAGCCCGGGCAAACATGAGCTGATACTGGTGGCTACAGATGATCGTCAAAATTCCAGGTCGTATACTTACAATTTTATTCGTTAA
- a CDS encoding OmpA family protein — protein MHSVRFILLVFSISSIIFGACKNDTQKANPSPKVISTAVPVPVITEDVKMALSKLSDVTPSEGTLVHQLFEFAQSGQYDLGTEFKFLDLQWKPNTAEWKANSDKEIVDLARFMTEFPKMIIKIEAYTDNEGDDQKNLKLTDARVQAIKSKLKDAGIADERVIVEGMGEKYPVGDNKIIEGRMINNRVVVTLRRFNQ, from the coding sequence ATGCATTCAGTAAGATTCATCTTGTTAGTTTTTAGCATCTCTTCTATCATTTTTGGAGCATGCAAAAATGATACTCAGAAAGCGAATCCATCACCAAAGGTTATATCTACAGCTGTGCCAGTTCCGGTTATTACTGAAGATGTAAAAATGGCATTGAGCAAGTTGTCAGATGTAACTCCTTCTGAAGGAACATTGGTACACCAGTTGTTTGAGTTTGCTCAATCAGGCCAATATGATTTAGGCACGGAATTTAAGTTCTTAGACCTACAATGGAAGCCAAATACTGCTGAATGGAAGGCAAACTCCGACAAAGAAATCGTGGACCTAGCTAGATTTATGACAGAGTTTCCGAAAATGATCATTAAAATTGAAGCGTATACTGATAATGAGGGAGATGATCAAAAAAATCTCAAACTTACAGATGCTCGAGTTCAAGCAATCAAATCAAAATTAAAAGACGCCGGCATTGCAGATGAGCGTGTAATCGTTGAGGGCATGGGTGAAAAATATCCGGTTGGGGACAACAAAATCATTGAAGGTCGAATGATAAATAACCGTGTAGTAGTTACTTTAAGACGCTTTAACCAATAG
- a CDS encoding peroxiredoxin yields the protein MDNYLPKFKLKAGDLFPEFGLLNQHGKTVQLQDIVSKWLVIFFYPKDNTPTCTKEACNLRDHFTQLLSHDVHLLGMSSDTVKSHRKFIDKFHLPYDLLVDENNNLAKTLGVYSKKKFMGIVFQGIHRSTFILNSEKKFMK from the coding sequence ATGGACAATTATTTACCCAAATTTAAATTAAAAGCCGGCGATCTTTTTCCAGAATTTGGATTGCTCAATCAACATGGAAAAACTGTTCAACTTCAGGATATCGTTTCAAAGTGGCTTGTCATTTTTTTCTATCCAAAAGACAATACGCCTACATGTACGAAAGAGGCTTGCAACCTGAGAGATCATTTTACTCAACTCCTATCTCACGATGTACATCTTTTAGGAATGAGCTCGGACACTGTAAAAAGTCACCGGAAGTTCATAGACAAATTTCATCTTCCATATGATCTTTTAGTTGATGAAAATAATAATCTAGCTAAAACACTAGGAGTATATAGCAAAAAGAAATTTATGGGAATAGTGTTTCAAGGTATCCATAGAAGTACTTTTATCTTGAATTCTGAGAAAAAATTCATGAAATAA
- the meaB gene encoding methylmalonyl Co-A mutase-associated GTPase MeaB: MKKNIELDKMLEALLRGDRSALANAITLAESKLAIDKKLTRELLSLLPPNERKTRRIGISGPPGVGKSSLIEKLGLRYVELGHKVAVLSVDPSSQRTKGSILGDKTRMAELALKSAAFIRPSSAGSILGGLNESTYRTIKICESAGYDTIIIETVGAGQSEHAVSDLCDCLIVVQPPVGGDDMQAIKMGLLEWADILVINKADGDLLQKAKESAGYLQNAIQFRISRWRDWKIPIILASAVLPNGVINLFEKIDLFFIRHSDSGGINQLRQNQSLNFFDQEWPRALISTLEENEYFQKELRKYQEMLKSGQIQADYAVELMIQYIFANFNEN; this comes from the coding sequence TTGAAAAAAAATATTGAATTAGACAAAATGCTTGAGGCGCTGTTGAGAGGTGACAGAAGCGCTCTGGCGAATGCAATTACCTTGGCTGAAAGTAAACTTGCCATTGACAAAAAACTTACAAGAGAACTCTTGAGTTTGCTTCCACCTAATGAAAGAAAAACAAGAAGGATTGGTATTTCCGGGCCTCCAGGTGTAGGTAAAAGCTCTCTAATAGAAAAATTAGGACTGCGTTACGTTGAACTGGGTCATAAAGTGGCAGTACTCAGTGTAGACCCATCCAGTCAAAGAACAAAAGGCAGTATTCTCGGAGATAAAACCAGGATGGCAGAACTGGCTTTAAAATCCGCAGCATTCATTAGACCTTCTTCTGCAGGATCAATTCTTGGTGGTTTGAATGAGTCGACTTACCGCACCATCAAAATTTGTGAATCTGCCGGTTATGATACCATAATAATAGAGACGGTGGGTGCAGGTCAATCTGAACATGCTGTATCAGATTTGTGTGATTGCCTTATTGTCGTTCAACCACCGGTAGGCGGCGATGATATGCAGGCCATTAAAATGGGATTATTGGAATGGGCGGACATACTCGTGATCAATAAAGCAGATGGTGATTTACTTCAAAAAGCAAAAGAATCTGCCGGTTACCTTCAAAATGCAATTCAGTTTAGGATCTCACGTTGGAGAGATTGGAAAATTCCAATTATCCTTGCCTCAGCTGTTTTGCCAAATGGGGTGATAAATTTATTCGAGAAAATTGATCTTTTTTTCATCAGGCATTCTGATTCAGGTGGCATCAATCAGCTTAGACAGAATCAGAGCCTGAATTTCTTTGATCAGGAGTGGCCTAGAGCTTTGATTTCAACTTTGGAAGAGAATGAATATTTCCAAAAAGAGTTAAGAAAATATCAAGAAATGCTTAAGAGTGGACAAATTCAGGCAGATTATGCAGTAGAACTGATGATTCAGTATATTTTTGCAAACTTTAATGAAAACTAA